A section of the Primulina eburnea isolate SZY01 chromosome 1, ASM2296580v1, whole genome shotgun sequence genome encodes:
- the LOC140826033 gene encoding uncharacterized protein, with the protein MPSTVGLEVMGSVNPQLNWKIVTKGRRSRTSVTRRKLSAAVSGQPTSGKTEHVPIKKRRHLPRSPSPQPRTHSICRQDSSSQPYSSSPPFEDDYAYSSQFSVLRPASSYSNWKSRDGSSAIKFDEGVDHEILSEQVVGEHNYVGDFSGIELLAAAASMDDDTDTAFKQDLVVENFLIPKSSETSLLETQFKQDSECNKSLSNEIVLEDDTDCSIIRNNLESAAQSLLGCVGGGTATRTDSLKVDRRHWNLNTLMDAWDEPCKVTIAGKTSRDAADNDMHVEEGRRGGSECHILCSPGVAEDKFSDLEEEEDKLIAVSPLETCIESFTLGETLWQPGNICYSNVTTKTSDQDTDKKVEYPSASVENIDSPAALVQKVVSPATSAPLINSHIAFVENVDLKSDFSEKIDSSPPSAENTDSHTSSSEKDDLHMASAEKFDWCVASAEKIDSYTASAEKTDSHIASAGKIELDMASAGKVDSTVDAQIYSDVCLYNNGHVVDGDDLPRSQEGHDSPYEDGELRGSFLYPWKDNELENKHVDYESDGRHGDSSDAGDLPGSEIVDGGSEGSHSSVRKSLLAKRFLGRNESNCRSFKHSYMHFMEDEYENNDRGEKNESDIDLVISGNVNERRFSDQTDAIDDTVAHMDKYLLRTIQGKVQSCSKGRSSLDAFNGKDIFFFQQCRSRRLGGSDSHPERDMGPYKYLSRYRHVTHGSEKGGTEQWTYWGSKSRYTSSYQGFEGRNLNRSRRIAGDLVDKFGGVEFDHKRQNPNYLSKGYLRRPLVRSSPVDRGDHFGVHRRMPLTRGIKENYPQGVGNKYEPLPDDASKSVRLSPYLSRRERSFSPSSGRGVHIPLTRRRSRSRSRTRSPIAWHSNKGREMGSRRHIRSPDFRSEARMDRMKFPSSNSTFTSDYREGYLSPPRGRFSPQRNGRWFDDLDFTDNDLRWRRSPVRLFRRSQKFDAIGSSGRLKPEGYFKPSIRPGRFSLANDGREGKFETDYEHRRHDDRGEVMHRRRDADDGGNSRRFRQPAEADVIEMPNSNNKDDARGTDPSNVPQR; encoded by the exons ATGCCAAGCACTGTGGGTCTAGAAGTTATGGGCTCAGTCAACCCACAGTTAAATTGGAAGATTGTGACGAAAGGAAGACGCTCCAGGACGTCCGTAACAAGAAGGAAG TTGAGCGCAGCTGTTTCTGGACAACCAACCTCTGGAAAAACTGAGCATGTGCCAATAAAGAAGAGGAGACATTTGCCTCGATCTCCATCACCTCAGCCTCGAACCCATTCTATATGTCGTCAAGATTCTTCCTCTCAACCATATTCTTCTTCCCCACCTTTTGAAGATGACTATGCATATTCGAGTCAATTCTCAGTTCTGAGGCCTGCGAGCTCATATTCCAACTGGAAATCAAGAGATGGATCATCTGCAATAAAATTTGATGAAGGGGTTGATCATGAAATTCTCTCTGAACAAGTAGTAGGGGAACATAATTATGTGGGAGACTTCTCAGGTATAGAACTTCTTGCAGCCGCTGCTAGCATGGATGATGATACAGATACTGCATTTAAACAGGATCTTGTCGTAGAAAATTTTTTAATACCAAAAAGCTCTGAAACATCCCTTCTTGAGACACAATTTAAACAAGATTCAGAATGTAACAAGTCCTTGAGCAATGAGATAGTGCTTGAAGATGACACCGACTGCTCTATAATTCGGAACAACTTGGAATCTGCTGCTCAGAGTCTGCTTGGATGTGTGGGAGGTGGAACCGCGACAAGAACTGATTCTTTGAAAGTGGACCGTAGGCACTGGAATTTGAACACTTTGATGGATGCTTGGGATGAACCATGTAAGGTTACAATTGCTGGAAAAACCTCAAGGGATGCTGCTGATAATGATATGCATGTGGAAGAAGGAAGACGAGGAGGTTCAGAATGCCATATACTCTGTAGTCCAGGTGTGGCAGAGGACAAGTTTTCTgatcttgaagaagaagaagataagTTGATAGCAGTATCACCTCTTGAAACGTGTATTGAGTCGTTCACTTTGGGGGAAACTTTATGGCAACCAGGAAATATTTGTTATTCTAATGTGACTACAAAGACTTCTGACCAAGATACTGATAAAAAGGTTGAGTATCCATCTGCTTCTGTTGAAAATATTGATTCACCTGCTGCTTTGGTTCAAAAGGTTGTTTCACCGGCAACTTCTGCTCCATTGATTAATTCACATATTGCTTTTGTTGAAAACGTGGATTTGAAGAGTGATTTTTCTGAAAAGATTGATTCCTCTCCTCCTTCAGCTGAGAACACTGATTCGCACACGTCTTCTTCTGAGAAAGACGATTTGCATATGGCTTCTGCTGAAAAGTTCGATTGGTGTGTGGCTTCTGCAGAAAAGATTGATTCATATACGGCTTCTGCAGAAAAGACTGATTCACATATTGCTTCTGCAGGAAAGATTGAGTTGGATATGGCTTCTGCTGGAAAGGTTGATTCAACTGTTGATGCTCAGATATATTCAGATGTATGTCTATATAATAATGGTCATGTGGTTGATGGTGACGACTTGCCTAGGTCTCAGGAAGGTCATGATTCTCCGTATGAAGATGGAGAGCTGAGGGGGTCATTTTTGTACCCCTGGAAGGACAATGAATTGGAAAATAAACATGTTGACTATGAATCTGATGGAAGACATGGAGATAGTTCTGATGCAGGTGATTTACCTGGGTCTGAGATAGTCGATGGCGGTTCTGAGGGATCTCACAGCAGTGTGAGGAAAAGTTTGTTGGCAAAAAGATTTCTGGGAAGAAATGAGAGTAATTGTAGATCATTCAAACATTCATATATGCATTTTATGGAAGATGAATACGAGAATAACGATCGTGGTGAAAAGAATGAATCTGATATTGACCTAGTTATTAGTGGAAATGTCAATGAGAGAAGATTCTCAGATCAAACAGATGCAATTGATGATACTGTGGCACATATGGACAAATACTTGTTAAGGACCATACAGGGTAAGGTTCAATCTTGTAGCAAAGGTCGGTCATCCTTGGATGCATTTAATGGGAAGgatattttcttttttcaaCAATGCAG ATCTCGACGTCTTGGTGGTTCAGATTCTCACCCTGAAAGGGATATGGGGCCCTACAAATATTTGAGCAGGTATAGACATGTTACTCACGGAAGTGAAAAAGGTGGAACAGAGCAGTGGACATACTGGGGTTCAAAAAGCCGTTACACTTCAAGTTATCAAGGCTTCGAGGGTCGTAACCTCAACAGGTCGAGACGAATAGCTGGGGACTTAGTAGATAAGTTTGGCGGGGTGGAATTTGACCACAAAAGACAGAATCCTAATTATTTGTCAAAAGGTTACTTGCGTAGGCCCTTAGTTAGAAGTTCACCTGTAGACAGAGGTGATCATTTTGGTGTGCACAGAAGGATGCCACTAACTCGAGGTATTAAGGAGAATTATCCACAAGGTGTTGGTAATAAATACGAGCCTCTACCTGATGATGCTTCCAAATCTGTTCGCCTGTCACCTTATTTATCGAGAAGGGAACGAAGTTTTTCTCCCAGTTCTGGTAGAGGCGTTCATATTCCTTTAACACGCAGAAGATCTCGGTCAAGATCGAGAACTCGTTCCCCAATAGCCTGGCATTCTAATAAAGGACGGGAAATGGGTAGTAGAAGGCACATCAGATCTCCAGATTTTAGGTCTGAGGCGAGAATGGATAGAATGAAGTTTCCGAGTTCGAATTCCACTTTTACATCAGATTATCGTGAGGGTTACTTGTCCCCACCGAGGGGCCGGTTCTCCCCACAACGCAACGGTCGATGGTTCGATGATCTTGATTTTACAGACAACGATTTAAGATGGCGGAGATCACCGGTCAGATTATTTCGACGCTCTCAAAAGTTTGATGCTATCGGTTCTTCAGGTCGACTAAAACCAGAAGGCTATTTTAAACCCTCAATTCGGCCGGGAAGATTCTCCTTGGCTAATGATGGCAGGGAAGGTAAATTTGAGACCGATTATGAGCATAGAAGGCATGACGACCGAGGTGAGGTGATGCATCGAAGACGGGATGCTGATGATGGTGGAAATTCGAGGCGGTTTCGGCAACCTGCAGAAGCTGATGTCATCGAGATGCCCAACTCGAATAACAAGGATGATGCCCGAGGTACTGACCCAAGCAATGTGCCTCAGAGATAG
- the LOC140826048 gene encoding ferric reduction oxidase 4-like: MKSPAAWQIFFFMVFVGYIFMWTMLPTKVYKYSWTPDFKKALNSTYFREQGTNLLLFSFPIMLIAVLGCVYLHFKKKSNYQSNWRCIRPLRRPALVMWPLGVVSAVEVTFAAMFLALLIWSLGNYLYVSFGHLHMRPGVEVWKLKFRSVSLRLGYLGNTCWAFLFFPVTRWSSLLPLVGLTSESSIKYHIWLGHISNALFAAHSIGFMIYWGALTGEMYLMLEWSSTYLSNVAGVIAFVISLGIWVTSFDRVRRKAFEVFFYAHHLYILFVFFYLFHVGVAYTCLILPGIFLFIIDRYLRFLQSRRRSRLVSTRILPSGTLELTFAKNPDLSYSPTSVLFLHVPSICKLQWHPFTVISNSNLEPHTLSIAIKSEGSWTQKLYAQLSSSSNHLEVSTEGPYGPASFHIMSHEALVMICGGSGIAPFISIIREIIHKTTTEPNVKAPKILLVSAFKNATDLTMLDLLLPLSGTPSDLSNLQLQIEAYVTRETEKPVEDAKKQIQAKLFKPNPFDSPISPVLGKNSWLCLAAIISSSFVLFLITLGLVTRYHIYPVERRGENYHYSLKILWDMFLVCTCIFVSASVVFLWQKKKISAEGKQIQNVDFATPTTSPASWLCVGDRELESLPHQSLVESTKVHFGERPDLKMILLERKESDVGVLVSGPKSMRHEVAKICASGLAKNLHFESISFSW, encoded by the exons ATGAAATCCCCAGCAGCATGGcagattttcttcttcatggtGTTTGTAGGGTATATTTTTATGTGGACTATGCTTCCTACAAAAGTTTACAAGTATTCTTGGACTCCTGATTTTAAGAAAGCTCTCAACTCCACTTACTTCAGAGAACAAG GGACAAATCTTCTTTTATTCAGTTTTCCAATCATGCTTATTGCTGTTCTTGGATGTGTATATCTACATTTCAAGAAGAAATCGAACTACCAGAG TAATTGGCGCTGTATCCGACCTCTGAGACGTCCAGCACTGGTGATGTGGCCGTTGGGTGTAGTCAGTGCAGTGGAAGTTACATTTGCAGCCATGTTCCTAGCACTTTTGATCTGGTCCTTGGGGAACTATTTGTATGTTAGCTTTGGGCATCTCCACATGCGACCAGGAGTGGAAGT GTGGAAGTTGAAATTCCGTAGCGTATCCTTGAGGCTCGGATACCTTGGTAACACATGTTGGGCATTCCTGTTTTTTCCCGTGACTCGTTGGTCGTCTCTCTTGCCTCTGGTTGGACTTACGTCAGAGTCTAGTATCAAATATCACATTTGGCTGGGCCATATTTCAAATGCTCTTTTTGCAGCCCACTCCATCGGATTCATGATATACTGGGGGGCACTGACAGGTGAAATGTACCTG ATGCTTGAGTGGAGCAGTACTTACTTATCAAATGTAGCTGGAGTAATTGCGTTTGTGATTTCGTTAGGGATTTGGGTCACCAGTTTTGATCGTGTTAGAAGGAAAGCTTTTGAAGTTTTCTTCTACGCTCACCATCTATATATTCTCTTTGTGTTCTTCTACTTGTTCCATGTTGGAGTAGCATATACATGCTTGATTCTCCCCGGAATCTTTCTGTTCATTATCGATAGATACTTGAGGTTCTTACAATCGAGACGCAGGTCTAGATTGGTTTCTACTCGCATTTTGCCTAGTGGTACATTGGAGCTCACCTTTGCCAAGAATCCAG ATTTGAGTTATAGCCCCACTAGCGTTTTGTTTCTGCATGTTCCAAGCATATGCAAGTTGCAGTGGCATCCATTTACTGTGATTTCAAACTCTAACCTGGAGCCACATACCCTAAGTATCGCGATTAAAAGCGAGGGAAGTTGGACTCAAAAGCTGTATGCACAGCTTTCTTCTTCTTCGAATCATCTTGAAGTATCAACCGAAGGACCTTATGGACCTGCATCATTTCATATTATGAG CCACGAGGCATTGGTGATGATCTGTGGAGGAAGTGGAATCGCTCCATTCATCTCCATAATACGTGAAATCATCCACAAAACTACAACAGAACCCAACGTTAAAGCTCCAAAAATTCTCCTAGTCTCCGCCTTCAAGAACGCAACCGATCTCACAATGCTCGACCTTCTGCTCCCTTTATCTGGCACCCCTTCAGACCTCTCCAATCTACAATTACAGATTGAAGCATATGTCACAAGAGAAACGGAAAAACCCGTAGAAGATGCCAAGAAACAGATCCAAGCCAAACTGTTCAAGCCTAATCCATTCGATTCCCCAATTTCCCCAGTTCTTGGCAAGAATAGCTGGCTATGTCTTGCTGCGATAATATCATCATCATTTGTCTTGTTTTTGATAACTCTAGGCCTTGTCACGCGCTATCATATCTATCCAGTGGAACGTAGAGGGGAGAATTACCATTACAGCCTCAAGATTCTTTGGGACATGTTTCTTGTATGCACTTGTATCTTTGTATCAGCTAGTGTTGTTTTCTTGTGGCAAAAGAAGAAGATTTCTGCTGAAGGGAAGCAGATTCAGAATGTTGATTTCGCGACACCGACCACATCGCCTGCTTCTTGGTTATGTGTTGGGGATAGGGAGCTTGAAAGCCTTCCTCATCAGTCTCTTGTTGAGTCCACCAAGGTGCATTTTGGTGAAAGACCTGATCTGAAGA TGATACTCCTTGAACGCAAAGAGTCCGATGTTGGAGTTCTGGTGAGTGGCCCTAAGAGCATGAGACATGAAGTCGCTAAAATATGCGCGTCTGGTTTGGCCAAAAACCTGCATTTTGAGTccatcagtttcagttggtgA
- the LOC140826054 gene encoding uncharacterized protein → MKSKLVFIVYGVVLLLVCSAFAEEKSQQETQESAQGDQEKVGRGGGGYYGHQWCCGGWRNGRCYRYCYSYGNEDGPENYVVNSGDGQGAGGYGGGQGGAYGGGQGGGKGGAYGGGQGGGQGGGYGGGGGGQGGGQGGGYGGGQGGGIGGGGGQGGGVGGGGGQGGGYGSGGQGGGFGGQGGGQGVGYGGGGQGGGYGGGGGYGGGGGYGGGGGSGGYGGGGGGWGSCKWGNCCGSGHGWRMSGGGLDCRCCHSAQEAKAFMQREPKFTKTKD, encoded by the exons ATGAAGTCTAAATTAGTTTTTATTGTATACGGGGTCGTTCTTCTTCTTGTTTGCTCAGCTTTTGCGGAGGAAAAATCTCAGCAGGAGACTCAGGAATCGGCCCAAGGAGATCAAGAAAAGG TTGGTCGAGGAGGTGGTGGATACTACGGGCATCAATGGTGCTGCGGCGGGTGGCGCAACGGCAGATGTTATCGTTATTGCTATAGCTATG GAAATGAAGACGGACCAGAAAACTATGTAGTTAATAGCGGTGACGGACAGGGTGCAGGTGGTTATGGTGGCGGACAAGGTGGAGCCTATGGTGGTGGACAGGGTGGCGGAAAAGGTGGAGCCTATGGTGGTGGACAGGGTGGCGGACAAGGTGGAGGCTATGGTGGTGGCGGTGGTGGACAGGGTGGCGGACAAGGTGGAGGCTATGGTGGTGGACAAGGTGGAGGcattggtggtggtggtggacaAGGTGGAGGCGTTGGTGGGGGTGGTGGACAAGGTGGAGGCTATGGTAGCGGCGGACAAGGTGGCGGATTTGGCGGACAAGGTGGCGGACAAGGTGTAGGCTATGGTGGCGGTGGGCAAGGTGGTGGCTATGGTGGTGGTGGAGGCTATGGTGGTGGTGGAGGCTATGGTGGTGGGGGAGGTAGCGGTGGatatggtggtggtggtggaggatgGGGATCTTGCAAATGGGGGAACTGCTGCGGCAGCGGACATGGGTGGCGGATGTCGGGCGGAGGTTTGGATTGCCGATGTTGCCACAGCGCCCAAGAAGCCAAAGCCTTCATGCAGAGAGAGCCTAAATTTACTAAAACCAAGGACTAA